The following nucleotide sequence is from Pseudobdellovibrionaceae bacterium.
GATTGGAACGGCCACTTTGCTATTCTTTGGCTCCCAAGATGTCATTCGGGGTGAAGTCACTTTAGGTGAGTTCTTTGCGTTTTATCAATATCTCCTACGTATGATCTGGCCCATGACTGCGTTTGGGCTTTCATTTATGATGTATAAAGAAGCCGCAAGTTCCTTTGATCGCATCAAAGAAACTCTAGATTCAGAGCAAGAAATGCCTCCAGGCCATGTCAAAACTCAAAAAGGATACAGCTTAAAAGTAGAAGGTTTGAAATTCAACTATCCCTCTTCTTTAAGTTATGCTCTTTATGATATCAATTTTGAACTTAAACCTAATGAATCTATGGCCATCGTTGGGCCTGTCGGGTGTGGTAAGTCGACCCTCTCACAAATTTTATCACGTAGCTTGGTATTTGACCAAGGCCAAGTTCTATACGGCCATACTCCTATTCTAGAAATTCAAAAAGAGCAGTACCGAAATGTCATCACTTTGGTTCCCCAGGATGTATTTCTGTTTAAGAATAGCATTAAAGGCAACCTTACCCACTTCCACAATGTCTCTGAAGAGAGTTTACAAAAGTTCGTCTCACAAGTAGAGATGACCGACGAGATTGCCCAAACCTCTATGGGATATGAAACTCCTCTGCAAGAAAAAGGACTTGGACTTTCTGGAGGTCAACGACAGCGCTTGACCTTAGCTCGTGGGCTGATCGCCCAACCCCAATGGTTAATTTTAGATGACTCCTTAAGTGCTGTGGACATTTCTACAGAGCAGAAGATCATGGGCACGCTCAGAGGCTTAAAGAATTCCAATTTTATGAACTTTATCATTTGCTCTCACCGCATTCAAAATATTGATTGGGTAGATAAAATTCTAGTTTTAAACCAAGGTCGAATCGAAGATATCGGTTCACATCAAGAGCTGATTGAGCGCTGCGCTCTTTACCAAAATCTCTATGCTTCTCATAAAAACGGTCACAAGATGGGGGCAACACATGAATAAGCCTAAAACAGGGAATGACTTACGCAGCTATTTTCTTTTCATGTGGTCCTATCTTAAAAATTACCAGATCACTGTGTTTCTTTTAATCTTTACGGTTGTTGTGTTTGTCATTGCAGGACGTCTTATTCCTATTGTCTTTGGTTGGGCGATTGATTTTGGCATGAACGAAAAGGACCTTTCTAAAATTTATTTTTATGCTGTTATTCTACTGGCCTGTAATTTAGTTCGAGGTATTCTGTCTTTTGTGTGCTCCTACGGGTTTAGATATCTGGGGCAAAAGACTTTGTTTTCTATTCGTAAGGATCTCGTAGATCATATTCACAGACTGCCCATGAAATTTTTTGATAAAACGGATTCGGGTCGTATTGTAACTAGAATTTCCAATGACACCCGAAGTTTGGGCGACCTCTTTTCTGAAGGATTCGCAGGAATTCTGATCAACCTCATAGAAATTGCCTCGATACTTATTTCTTTATTCTGGGTAGCTTGGCCCTTAGCTCTTATTGTCTTACTGACTTTTCCCCCTGTACTTTGGATGACTCATCTTTTAAGTGAACAGATCAGAAAAAAATATATTGTGATTAAATCTAAACTTTCAAGCATTAACACTTTTAGTGCTGAATCCCTAGACGGAATCCAAGTTTTGCAACTTTATGGCGGTGAAGAAAAAGCCCAACAACATTTTGCTAAAGAAGTTGAAGATTATAAAAACCTTCAACTGGAAGCTCACGTTTTATTCGCTAAACTATGGCCCATTCTGGAAATGTTTCAAGTGGCTTGTATTATTTTAAGTATTGCTTTTGGCCTACTCATGATCAATCACCAGATGCTCACCGTAGGTGACATCAGTGCTTTTATTTTACTTTTGCAAGGATTCTTTAGACCTCTTCGTTATATTCTTGAAAAGTATAACCAAGTCCAAAACGGGGTGACCAGTTCACAACGCATCATCGGGCTCCTACAAGAGGGCACAGAAAGTCCTCTTGCAATCGTCGAGGTGTCCCCAACATCCACCGCCTCGTTGACTTTGAAATCTCAACTGTCTCGAATACCTGCCCAGCATACTATTCTTGAAGCGAAGGATTTAAGTTTCTCTTATTTAGGGAGCACAAATGCTCCGACGGCGACCTCTACAAACACACAATTTAGTAATGCTAAGGACCGCAATAGCGGTAAGCCCACCCTTCATAGTTTAAACTTCAAAATCAATTCAGGCCAAAAAGTAGCTCTGGTTGGACGTACAGGCAGCGGTAAAACTACTTTAGTATCCTTATTACAACGATTCTACCAACCTCAGGATCAAACTCTATTCCTAGCAGGTCAAGACATTAACTCCTTTGATCTGCTTGAGCTTCGTCGCAATATTGTAGTCCTACGACAAGAGGAGTTCTTATTTAAAGGCACTATTCGCTCTAATATTCTTTTAGGAAATGTAGTCGCAAACGATGCAAAAGTTGAAGAGATCAGGCAAAGGGCTTTTATCAAGCAGTCTCTTGATGCTCCCGTGGAAGAAATGGGGTCTAATCTGAGTGCGGGGGAAAAACAGCTCATTGCCCTTGCTCGCGTACTGCTGTTTGACCCTAGCATTGTCATCTTAGACGAGGCCACCTCACATATTGATTCTGTGTTAGAAAAACAGGTGCTCGCTGCAATGAACCAAGTGTTACATGGACGTACCTCTATTGTGATTGCTCATCGACTCAGTACTGTCATGAATTCTGACCTTGTCATTGTACTTAAAGATGGAGAGATTGTTGAGATGGGTCCACCTGAGTACCTATTAGAAAATAAATCTGGAGATTTCAGTTCTTTTTTTGATGAGCTATTGTGACAGGCTCATCTGTCATACGTAAATATATACCTCGGCGCTCGACTTTAGTAATATCAACTTTTTTAGACCGCCAATACATTACTCGATTACTCGTTCTACAAATAAAAAAGCACTCTTAAAAGAGTGCTTTTTTGAATCCCAAGGGTTAGTTTGGGGTTTTTAAAACATACGTAGGGCTTTTATTTACTGCGCATTTTGTTGAACATATCTAAGTTGACCTCAGACACTTTCTTTTGCTTTGCCCATTTGCCCGCTTCATCTTTATAAAGTTTTGTCTTTTCTAACCAAACTTTTCTTTCTTGGTCAGCGACTTTTGTCTTTTGATCTACCATTTCTAAAGTAGACGCTACTGTTCTTCTTTTGTTTTCCCAATCAGCAAGTTTGCCATCCACACTGTTTAAAAACTTTTGATAAGAATCAATATTTTTACGGCGTTGAGCGATGTTTTCAGTGATTTGATCCATTAAAGCTTTTACTTTTTGGATGTTCTTCTCTTCGCTCGCAATAAATTCTCTTTCTTCTTTGATGTAACCTTCATATCTGACTTTAGTATCAGAAAGAACTTTCAAATTCTCGGCCGCAGATTTCATGTCTCTATCGCCATCAGATTTAAGCTTTGTCAGCTCACCTAATACGCGAGTGAGTTCTTTCACGTTATCAGCAGAAATATTCATATTGTTCTTATTTTGCTCTAAGTTGTAATCTGCATGTTCAACGTTTGTCTTCATCAGCTGCATCTTCTGATCAATATTAACTTGCGCTTTTGCCACTAATGGCAACACAAATAAACTTATTGTTAAAATTGTCTTTTTCATCTTCTAACCCCTATTATTTTTTTGGACACAGGTCCGGAACGTTTGCAACGAATTTACCAATTTCATCGGCCCAGAATTCACCTTTGAAGGACCAACCATAATCTTTCTTTGTTTTTTTAATTTCTTTGGCAGGAACACGGTTTGAAACCTGTCCACCAGCGGCTCTATAACGAATGTTCTTTCCTGAATTCGCATAGATCTCATATCTTAAAAGGTCGTTGTTTTTCAAAACCTTTGCAAGCCTAGAATCCACAGTAACTAAAGCACCTCGTAGTGTTCTTTCTGCATCCTGAATGTAAGCATCACGAATGCTCATCACACGCTTAGTGGAATTTCCTGTTAAGTTTCTATATGTAGACAGACCTTGATCAATTAAAGAGATTCTGTAGTTCTGCAAGATAAGTTCTTGGCTTTTTGCAGAAAGTTCAGCTTCTTTTTCTTGAACTTTGTCCATACGATTGCGTTTTTCAAGTTTTACCACTTCATTGTTAATGCCTTCTACTTGCTTTTCCAAATTGGCAATATCAGTTTTGATTGTATTTCTAAGATTCATGATCTCTTGTACAGCAGACTGATAGAAGTTAATTTCATCAATGATGTTATTCAATTTCTTTTGTAAAACAAGAAACTCTTTATCTCTACCCATTTCGCGAATCACAGATGCAGGAAGTCCATCTACATCCTTGGTAGAATCTTTAGATGACATATAAGTCATAAGTGTCTTATATGTTGATTTATTTGCATCTAAATAAGCCTGTGTTTGATCTTTCCACGCAGCATATTCATTCTCTAAAATCGAAAGCGTTTCGTCTGCACTTCCGAACTGACACATATTTAAATAACCAATTGTTTGAATCACATAAGTTTCTGGTTTAAAAACAGCCTTAAAAAATGGAGAATGTAAAGTGTACATATTTCCAATAGCTTCAGGATATTTTTTCAATCTTACTTGAGACCAACCTTTTTCCATTAGAGCGTCAAACCACAAGGGGTGTTCTCTCTTCACGGCTTCATAGGATTTCATAGACTCATTATAGTTTTTCACTTCAAAATAAAATCTTGCTAAAGCAATTTGAACCAAACTATAAAGGTCACTGTTCTTATCTAGCGCACTGGCTAAACCACTTAGAATCTTAATCCCTTTTGTCGGATTGTCTTGCATGTATTCTGAAACTCCGTGCAAATACTGAGCGTCTTTATAGTATTTGCTTGAAGGAGACACGATTTCAGCCAATTTGCTGGCATCAGAATATTTGGCGTTAATAAAACGACCTTTAGCTAAAATATAGTTATAAAAGTCTTTTTGCGATTGAGTCAGCTGTCTATAAACTTCTTTTGGAGCCAAAGCTTCAGCAATCACTTGATCATAACCTGTTGGCAGGTCTTCCAATAGAGCTTCTACAGCCAGATGCGTGTAATGGTCCACACCTGTTTTGATAACCGATGCTAATAAAGGAACTGACTCAGAGTACAGTTTTCTAGAGTGCTGACAAGACCCTAAGAAGAAATCCACTTCGGGTTTGTTGTATCCTTTACTTTTTAGATAATGACCTAAAGGCATTACTTCAGGACATGATTGTCTTTCATGATATAAAATAGCCAAAGTTAAAAAATCTCTTTCCATAGGATCTTCTAACTGAGCAGGCTTTAATTTAATCTCTGGTGGCGTAGATAAAGTGGCTTTAATAGCCGTAACCATAGCCACCTGCACCACTTCTCCTTCTTTAAAACCAGAAATTTCATCATTAAATTCTCTGATTTTTTTAGGCTCAACAGCCGCAAAATCAAATTTTAATGTGGGAGACTCATTTTGTTTTAATTTTGGAAGGTCATTCACTTTAAGAGCCCTAAAATTACCCACCCCAAGAGTATACGCACTTGGAGCTTGAATTTTAGGTTCTCTTTGTAAGTCAAGTTTAGGAACCGTCTCCTTGACATCTACCATCTGGAACCCTTGAGTTACACTCTTATTCATGAAATCAAATACTGGTATAGTTTTGATTGTCACTGGGTTTCTGGAATAATTGTAAAGGCGTGTTTGTCCCTCTACCCTTAGCACCTTTTGTTGGTCCGCTTTGTCTTGAGCATGCGCCCATAGAGCACTTAACCAACAGCTCATAAAAATCACTAGGGTCTTTTTCATAACTCTCCCATTAAATAAAAACGTTCACTTAGAATAGGTATGTTAATCCTAAATTAAATGTTGTAAATGAAGATAACTTATCTTCTTCTTTTCCTGGAAATGCAGGGTTGTAATTTACAATTTCTTCGTTAAAAAACTTCATAGCATAGTCAGCTCTGATAGATAAACTTGGTGTGATATAAAATGTTTGTGAAATATCAAAACCCACTGCAACTGAATTCATATCGTTATTACCAGAAACAATCTCTTGTTCATATTGAACCAGTCCCAAGCTTCCGCCAAAAGACATGTCAAAATATACAATTCCTTGACCCAAAAAGCTCATTTTTGAATAAAAAGGAACCCAACGTCCTGATACACCCAAATAGTTAGTAATTTTACCTCTATTGATCGCACCACCCAAAGTACTCACTTTAACTACGGCATCGTTTACATCTAGAGAAAAAGATTGGAATTGAACTTCCAAACCCCAACGGTCGTTAAAGTGGTAAGATCCTGAAATACCAAAGTTAAATCCATCAAACCAGTCATACATCAACACAGGGCCTGCAAAGACTGATA
It contains:
- a CDS encoding ABC transporter ATP-binding protein/permease, which produces MTPSLLNHPFWFFIKKHKKNFNLGIMTLLLTNAFDVAGPYFIGKTIDLIMQTDRTGFSTYIVMLILIALGTAVFRYLWRIYFSRFHQQVAADLRNILFKKMLRLKVSEHQRTATGEKMTLLTQDIDNFRMGIGPGILIFFDALIYVACLLPLMLTISWVWTWKCLIFMPLIPFFTYGLEKSFSKRYRALQDETGELTSFAQETVSGIKVIKSLSLQGFRSKVFFPINSKLQDYGLRVDRIEAAFSPTLEFFVMIGTATLLFFGSQDVIRGEVTLGEFFAFYQYLLRMIWPMTAFGLSFMMYKEAASSFDRIKETLDSEQEMPPGHVKTQKGYSLKVEGLKFNYPSSLSYALYDINFELKPNESMAIVGPVGCGKSTLSQILSRSLVFDQGQVLYGHTPILEIQKEQYRNVITLVPQDVFLFKNSIKGNLTHFHNVSEESLQKFVSQVEMTDEIAQTSMGYETPLQEKGLGLSGGQRQRLTLARGLIAQPQWLILDDSLSAVDISTEQKIMGTLRGLKNSNFMNFIICSHRIQNIDWVDKILVLNQGRIEDIGSHQELIERCALYQNLYASHKNGHKMGATHE
- a CDS encoding ABC transporter ATP-binding protein/permease, with protein sequence MNKPKTGNDLRSYFLFMWSYLKNYQITVFLLIFTVVVFVIAGRLIPIVFGWAIDFGMNEKDLSKIYFYAVILLACNLVRGILSFVCSYGFRYLGQKTLFSIRKDLVDHIHRLPMKFFDKTDSGRIVTRISNDTRSLGDLFSEGFAGILINLIEIASILISLFWVAWPLALIVLLTFPPVLWMTHLLSEQIRKKYIVIKSKLSSINTFSAESLDGIQVLQLYGGEEKAQQHFAKEVEDYKNLQLEAHVLFAKLWPILEMFQVACIILSIAFGLLMINHQMLTVGDISAFILLLQGFFRPLRYILEKYNQVQNGVTSSQRIIGLLQEGTESPLAIVEVSPTSTASLTLKSQLSRIPAQHTILEAKDLSFSYLGSTNAPTATSTNTQFSNAKDRNSGKPTLHSLNFKINSGQKVALVGRTGSGKTTLVSLLQRFYQPQDQTLFLAGQDINSFDLLELRRNIVVLRQEEFLFKGTIRSNILLGNVVANDAKVEEIRQRAFIKQSLDAPVEEMGSNLSAGEKQLIALARVLLFDPSIVILDEATSHIDSVLEKQVLAAMNQVLHGRTSIVIAHRLSTVMNSDLVIVLKDGEIVEMGPPEYLLENKSGDFSSFFDELL
- a CDS encoding outer membrane beta-barrel domain-containing protein, with amino-acid sequence MITARFLTTLLLILSLGVTSYAQDEEAAAPAEAAESAPEKVDMQDLEKKYWAPSDQGYTVVQDRTYSKAGRFGVSVFAGPVLMYDWFDGFNFGISGSYHFNDRWGLEVQFQSFSLDVNDAVVKVSTLGGAINRGKITNYLGVSGRWVPFYSKMSFLGQGIVYFDMSFGGSLGLVQYEQEIVSGNNDMNSVAVGFDISQTFYITPSLSIRADYAMKFFNEEIVNYNPAFPGKEEDKLSSFTTFNLGLTYLF